Genomic window (Desulfovibrio sp. TomC):
CCCCGGATCATGTCGGCCATGACGTCCTGGGGCAGGTCGGCGATGTCGATGCGGCCGTCGCAGGCCACGTTGACCAGCCGTTCGATGCAGTTCTCCAGTTCCCGCACGTTGCCCGGCCAGTGGTGGGCGGCCAGGGCGGCCAGGGCTTCGCGGGAAATCTCCAGGTCGGGTTTGCCCAGGGATTTCTTGAATTTGTCTATAAACAGGCGGGTTAACAGCGGCACGTCGTCGTCGCGGTGGCGCAGAGGCGGAATCTGGATGGTCAGCACGTTTAGGCGGTAATAGAGGTCGCTGCGAAAGGCGTTGTTGCGAACCGCAGTCGGCAGATCCTTGTTGGTGGCGGCGATGATGCGTACGTCAATATGCTTGGCTTCCTTGCCGCCAAGGCGCGTGACCTCGCTTTCCTGGAGCAGGCGCAAGAGACTCACCTGGGCCTCCAGCGGCATCTCGCCGATCTCGTCGAGAAAGATCGAGCCGCCGTCGGCCAGTTCGAATTTCCCCGGGCTGCCTTCCTTGAGCGCCCCGGAGAAGGCGCCGGCCACATAGCCGAACAGCTCGCTTTGCACCAGATTTCGCGGCAGCGCCCCGCAATTGACCACCACAAAGGGACCTTTGCGGCGGTTGCCGGCGTTATGGATGGCCTGGGCAAAGAGTTCCTTGCCCGTGCCGGATTCCCCCAAAAGCAGGGTGGTGGCGTCGCCCTGGGAGGCCACCCGGGCCAGACGGATGGCTTCCCGCAACGGCTTGGATTCGCCCATGATGCTTTCGAAGGTGTAGACCGCCTTGGCCCCGGCCACCCGGGCGGCGTATTTGCGCATGCGCCGCGTCTCGCGCAGGGTCAGGATGACGCCGCCGTCGGCAAAAGGGGCGCAGGACAGGGAGCAGGACAGTTCGCCCCGATCCAGGCTGAAGGAAACCTCCCGGTCGTGGAAGGTCTGCCGGTCGGCCAGGATGGTCCGCAGCACTTCGCTGGCCCGGATAAAGGTCTGGATGTTGCGGCCGGTGACGTCGGCGGAAAGGCCCAGCATGGCGCTGGCCTGCCGGTTGATGCTGGCGAT
Coding sequences:
- a CDS encoding sigma-54-dependent Fis family transcriptional regulator — translated: MVATVHLPLSRERIIAVSAQWRRFIAGMDMDGVVVRPVILNSWLRCRRAGFPCDTLALCPIDHDGLDRAVAENRELVDTAKQVMDRLAHSIHLSSSVVTLVDTTGLVLHVSATSEDLKNVPYGVPGRRCDETTLGTNGMGVCLIEQQPVHVIASEHYSASLHYLSCSAAPIHDSSGRFLGALNLAISTENFHQHTLGLVEAAAHAIEEHLRLRSLLRTQHIILELLDDGVIVLGGDGAIASINRQASAMLGLSADVTGRNIQTFIRASEVLRTILADRQTFHDREVSFSLDRGELSCSLSCAPFADGGVILTLRETRRMRKYAARVAGAKAVYTFESIMGESKPLREAIRLARVASQGDATTLLLGESGTGKELFAQAIHNAGNRRKGPFVVVNCGALPRNLVQSELFGYVAGAFSGALKEGSPGKFELADGGSIFLDEIGEMPLEAQVSLLRLLQESEVTRLGGKEAKHIDVRIIAATNKDLPTAVRNNAFRSDLYYRLNVLTIQIPPLRHRDDDVPLLTRLFIDKFKKSLGKPDLEISREALAALAAHHWPGNVRELENCIERLVNVACDGRIDIADLPQDVMADMIRGQQQRPGEAAMSLKRIQKALIVQTLRETGGNFRRTSSLLHISRTTLYAKLKQYGIAADTFRAG